The following coding sequences are from one Geothrix sp. window:
- the rplL gene encoding 50S ribosomal protein L7/L12: MMALTADQLIAEIETMTVLDLANLVKALEDRFGVSAAAAAAPAAGAGAPAAAVEEQTEFNVMLMDAGANKLNVIKAVREIVAGLGLKEAKDLVDGAPKAVKEGVAKDEAAKIKEKLEAAGAKVEIK; this comes from the coding sequence ATCATGGCTCTCACTGCCGATCAGCTCATCGCTGAAATCGAAACCATGACCGTCCTTGACCTGGCGAACCTGGTCAAGGCCCTCGAGGACCGCTTCGGCGTGTCCGCCGCCGCCGCCGCTGCCCCCGCCGCTGGCGCTGGCGCCCCGGCCGCCGCCGTGGAAGAGCAGACGGAATTCAACGTCATGCTCATGGACGCCGGCGCCAACAAGCTGAACGTCATCAAGGCCGTCCGCGAGATCGTCGCCGGCCTGGGCCTCAAGGAAGCCAAGGACCTGGTCGATGGCGCTCCCAAGGCCGTCAAGGAAGGCGTGGCCAAGGACGAAGCTGCCAAGATCAAGGAAAAGCTCGAGGCCGCTGGCGCCAAGGTCGAGATCAAGTAG